ACGGCTCGTTTGATGGCATCCTCTGCGACCCATTTTGCAGAAAATAGATCCTGAATATCTCGCCCACTGGTGTAGCTATAATCGCGTTGCATCTCTTGTTCTTGCTGCGCAATCAGCATGCAGCTTAGACTATGGCGACTGCTTGCATAGCTATTTAAAAAACCATGGGTATTGCCATAAACTTTAATACTGGAATGGCTATTTACCTGTGCACCATCGGAATTGACAATGCGTTTGTCGCCGCCTAAGGCTAAATCTTCGCACTCCTTGGCAATAGCCAATAAGTAATCCGTATTATGGGTATTGGGGTGGTAGAGATCTAAATCCTGTGGATTTCTCTCCAAATATTGCTCATCAAGTAATCCCGCGTATTTATCAACACTGGTATATTTAGCAATATTAACCGCTGCTTTGACTGATGCGTGAATCGCCTCTGAACTAAGGTCGGCTGTCGAAGCACTGCCCTTACAATGATTAACATAAACACTGATGCCCATGGCGCCATCATTATTGAACTCAATATTTTCAACTTCACCCAAGCGCGTATTTACAGAAATGCCTGCTGTTTTACCTAATGCAACTTCAGCTTGATCAACCCCTAATTGTTTGGCAATAGTTAACGCTTCCTGTACAGCCTCTTCGAGCTGTTGTTTCTGTTCAATCATAAGTAATACACCACTAAAATTAAAATATATAAGCAAAGAATAACATGCTTTAGTACAAGCTTCCTGTGAAGATGCTATGATATGCATAATTATGAGTCGATGCCATGCACTTCGCTGTGAATGCGCTAAAATCATTGCACTATTTTTCCTCAATCGTTATAGAAAAGAACCCTATGAACCACAAAGTAGAAGAAATCCAAGAAGAAGATGAGATCAGTAAATCACAAATAAAACGTGAAGCTGAAGCCTTAAAGTTAGTCGGCCATCAATTAGTCGCTTTGAATAAAAAACAGTTAGCGCAAATACCTGCTAGTGAACTATTATTACATGCAATTTCCGTCGCCCATAAAATAGTAGGCAAACATGAAGCGCTGCGTCGTCAAATGCAATATATTGGTAAGGTATTACGCAGTGAAGATATCGAAGCAATCACCGCAACCATTGATAAATTAAACAATAAACATCAACAGTTAACTCATGCCTCACAGAAGTTAGAGCAATTATGCGATGATTTAGTTGCACAGGGGGATCCTAAAATTAACCAATTATTAGCCGATTTCCCACAACTCGAGCGACAAAAATTGCGTCAGCTGGTACGTCAGGCAAATAAAGAGATAAAACAAGAAAAGCCATTAAAAACGGTTAAAGAGCTATTTGCCTACTTAAAACCAACTTGTTTATAACAATGACCTTATGTTACGTCTTGCTCTGCTACCCTAGGGAACGTCTGACAAAGCATCTGAGGTAACATGGGTATATTTACTGTTAATGCAGTATACTGCCAGCATACATATAACTAACTGAGACAAATAATGAGCGACATCAATCCAATACTGAGTGAATTTTTAACTGAAATAAAACCAACTCAACAATTATGGGCATTGCAAGATAAAGAGAGTGAAGATTGGGTCGTCCTTGATTCTCTCCATTATCAAGAAACCGAAGTAATGCCTCTCTGGTCTAGCGCAGAACTTGCACAGCAACACTGTACTGAAGAATGGTCAGCGTATCTCCCGGCTGCAATTTCACTAGCTGAATGGTTAGAGTTTTGGGTGGCAGACCTTGTTGAAGATGATATTGTCATTGGCATTAATTGGCTAGGTGAAGAAAGTGATCTGGAAATTGATTTAGATGAATTAACACATGCATTAGCAGAAATAGAAACGTTATAACTATAGCCGAAATAGAAATGTTATAACCATAAAATGTACTTTTTTATAAAGTGCATTTTATTTCCCCCCCATCTCTATACCCCATTGAATTTATTCCCCCTACACATAGCAATTACTATCAGATATAAAAGCAGCCTTAATTGCTACAACATATCGCGGTAAAAGAAACAAAAAAAGGTGACTCTTGCGACCCACCTTTTAGCAATGCAATGTTAATTACAATGTTTAGTTAATTGTTGTTACTCGGCTAAAGCGTGTTCCATCGAAACTACTGGTGCGTAGGTAAATTTTACCAGAAACCTTAGGTTTATTAGCTTGATCATAACTTAACCAGTTTTTACCATCTGTGCTGTATTGAATCGGTAACCCAGGTAAATCAACATTCGCTTCAAGCACACCATCGGCAATAATTGCACCAGGTACAGATAGACGGTATTCAACATTGTGAGCTTCTAATTTCTCTAATTGGCGTTGACCAATTAGATTCGCAAAATTATTCCACTCTTGTTGTAATAGATCTTTATTAACAAAATCAGTATCACCTGAGAACTCACGCCCTTGCACATAATCTAATTCGAAACCACCTTTATGCCAAGCACGCTCTGCAACAGAGAAAATACGTGGGTAAACCATATATTCATATTGGGCATCGGTACGTACTGTTTCACTCCACTGTTGACCAGAGATACCATGAAATTTGGCAACGGGTTGCTCTGCTTTTGCCGTGAAGCTATTGCCATCACGATCAACCGATGTTTCCGCATTTTGCTGAATATTTTCTGGTGCAAATGCAAATACTTTGCGTGTATCGTTAAAGCGAGTTGCCCAGTAATATCCACGCTCTGCTGGATGCACTTCATTAGGGAAATCGAAGTACAAGTAATCAGGATTTGATAATACTACTTTATATCCTTTATTCGCCCATTTGTAAGCTTCGTTATGGCCACCCCAGAAGAGCGTTTCCCAGAAGTTCACGGTTGTATCTTTGGTTGCAAAATCCTCTGGACCAGCAGCATATTTCAAGCCATCTTCCCACGCCTGTAACGTTGAAATACCTTTATCATTGACAAGCTTGCTGACTTCTTTAGCAAAATAGGAAGGCATATCTTGCAGATTAGCAATTTTTCCATCGGCAATTAATTTAGCGCACATCGGTGATTTACCAAACGGTACATCTTGCTTGCTAGAATCTACATTACCACGCCATCCCACTAAATCTTCTGCTTTTGTGACGTTCGGATTCTTGATAACCACCACCTTGCATGATGTTTTTAAATTCATCACCACCGTAGTGCCATGCACTTAGAGGCTGTCCAGCCGCTTTATGCATCGCCGCCATCTCACTCATTACTTTTTTAACAAATGCCGTTGAACCAGGTTGGCAAGGGTTAATAAAGGATAGCTTATCGTAGAATTGGATCGTTGTAACATTTGATCTGTCCTTAGGATCCGTCAGACGATATTCATTGGCGGCCTTCTCGTTACCTTTTTCCATCAAACGTTTATATCGTGCTTCCATTGAAACAACCGCTGCACGGGCATGCGCTGGCATATTGATTTCAGGAATCACCGTTACACCGCGAGCTTGCGCATATTTGACTAGCGAAATATAGTCGTTTTTACTATAGAATCCAGAGCCTTGGTTATTCGTATCAGGGCCAGATCCCAATTGCGGCATTAAACATGTCGTTTCACTTTCATCATGACAACGCTGACTACCGACATCCGTCAGTTCTGGTAAACCAGGTATTTCTATGCGCCACCCTTCGTCATTAGTTAATCCTAAGTGAAGTTTGTTAAGTTTCATCGCCGCCATTTGATCCACTAATTTGTAAAGCGTATCAAGGCTACGGAAGTGACGTGCGACGTCAGTTTGCATACCACGATAAGGGAATCGAGGCGCATCTTCAACAACCATTGGGCTAACCATATGATCGTTTACACCAAGTAAAGAGATAAGTGATTGCGCGCCCCAGAAAGCCCCATCTACATCATGGCCTTTAATCACTGCACCTTTTTGAGTAATACTTAAATCATAACCTTCACTCTGTTCAATTTTGCTACCGAGTCTGATAATGACCGGATAACCTTGATCAGATAACGATACACCCAGTGCTGTTAATGAATCTTTGATGGCAGCAATACGATCATCTGGCAAACCTTTAACAGATAGTTTTACAGAAGATAGATCAACTTGAGGACCCGCAAGAATTTTTTGCTGTAACGGTGTAGGTAAAATCAGATCATCAATCGCATTAGCTGCAAGATGGCTGCTGCTAAGGTTAGCTTGGTAGCGTGTTTCACTATTCATTAATATATTGTTATCACCAGCATTACGCTTCCAGCCATCTTTTGGCATCGGTTTTTCGTAGCTGCTTGCATCGTCAATATCCGTCATACTTGCAATAACTTTAGGCGTAGCACCTTCAGCTGCAACATACCAGTTTGGCATAATGTCAGATTCGAATAATACCCAATACTCAACGACTAACGGAATTTCTACTGTATTATCTTTATTAAATCCAGCGAATTTTTCAGTCGGAGTCAAACGGTAAAGATCACCTGTAACGTGCTGAATATCAAATTGTTCATTATCAACACGTTGAATGCGACGAATAGAAGAAATATAGATACTCCATTCTTTTGAGGTTACATCAATGCCAGTATTAGTAAGGTGTAACTTCGCTATACCACAAGCAGCCCACTCACTTGCTAATGCCTGACAATCGATGCCAGCGGCAGCGCCATCATTGCTAACAACTTCATATTTTACAATCAAATTATCAGCCAATGAATCAACAACAGACTGCTGACTAGAAGCTGCTTGTACAAAAGAAACCTGCGCTGCAGACATGGCGATAGCTAATAGAGAATATTTCAACTTCATAACGGTGCTCTCATCTTGTTGGTTATTAACGGCCCCAATCCTGGACCAACTAGTAATATCAGAGGAAGGCTATCTATGTTTGTTCACATAAACGGTTGCTGTTCAATATCGGCAATAAATTTAGCGAATATGTATGAAAGCAGCTCTATGCTCCACTCACCAAGACAAATCTTATGCAGCTTCCCTGCATACGTTACAAAATAATAATGGCAGCCAATAAGCCATTAACACTCAGTAAATAATGATATAAAAATCAATCATTGCTTAGCACAGTGAAACGTATTTGTTTAAGTTAGATTAAACAGATAAGCCTCAAACCTTGAATTCAGAATAAAAGAATTATTTCGCGATGCAAATTAAACAAATCAGAAGCGTGATTTTTATCACTTAAAGATATAAAAATGTTATTTCAAAGCGACAAACAATAACACTTAATGATCGATGAAAATTAATTAGATCAAAAATTCAACAGCACGCACTGGCAATGCAAAACATTATTGACCACAAAGAAACCACACCAGCCAAAAAATAACTAAAAACAACTTACAGAGTAACAGTTAAAGCACAGACAACAAACAGCAACAGCAACACAACAAGCCACTGTTTTAAAACAACTTTAAAATTCACAGAATAAAACTAAAAATACGAAACATCACGAACAACATCTAACAACCCACAAAAACATGCTCAAGATCTAAAAAACATACAAACAAGCACGGCTGGCATTTATAGTTTGAAGTAGCTCATATTTTCAACCACAAAACAAAAATAGAAGTTGTTATTTCGCGGCGCAAAAGTACTATTTAGTTGTTAAAAAGTTATTTTGCGTAACAAATAAACATAGTGTTTGACACTAATTTATTACCAAGCAACCAAACAGAGATACTTAATTGCTGGTAGTCAAGTCGATAAATAGGAGCAGTACAAATGAAAACTCGGATTTTTAAACGCGCATCAGTCAGTGCAGCAGTGATTACAGCAATCGCAACATGTGCGATGACAGGACAAGCCGTTGCAGCAGATGACGTCAGCCCAGAATATAAAGCTGGCTATGAGAAATTTGTTGAAGATCACAAATT
This window of the Psychromonas sp. MME1 genome carries:
- the pmbA gene encoding metalloprotease PmbA; protein product: MIEQKQQLEEAVQEALTIAKQLGVDQAEVALGKTAGISVNTRLGEVENIEFNNDGAMGISVYVNHCKGSASTADLSSEAIHASVKAAVNIAKYTSVDKYAGLLDEQYLERNPQDLDLYHPNTHNTDYLLAIAKECEDLALGGDKRIVNSDGAQVNSHSSIKVYGNTHGFLNSYASSRHSLSCMLIAQQEQEMQRDYSYTSGRDIQDLFSAKWVAEDAIKRAVNRLGAQKIKTQQAPVIFAPEVASSLFGHLVGAISGTNLYKKSSFLLDSLETQIFPEWLEIAEKPHLSKGIASAPFDQEGGKTITRNIVEQGVLQTYLLTGYAARKMNMDSTGHAGGIHNWFVNGSGLDRAALFKQMGSGLFITELMGQGVNMVTGDYSRGAAGFWIENGIIAYPVHEITIAGNLKEMFMDIEAIADDIDPRSSLKTGSILIKKMKIAGQ
- the yjgA gene encoding ribosome biogenesis factor YjgA → MNHKVEEIQEEDEISKSQIKREAEALKLVGHQLVALNKKQLAQIPASELLLHAISVAHKIVGKHEALRRQMQYIGKVLRSEDIEAITATIDKLNNKHQQLTHASQKLEQLCDDLVAQGDPKINQLLADFPQLERQKLRQLVRQANKEIKQEKPLKTVKELFAYLKPTCL
- a CDS encoding DUF2750 domain-containing protein, with the translated sequence MSDINPILSEFLTEIKPTQQLWALQDKESEDWVVLDSLHYQETEVMPLWSSAELAQQHCTEEWSAYLPAAISLAEWLEFWVADLVEDDIVIGINWLGEESDLEIDLDELTHALAEIETL
- a CDS encoding family 20 glycosylhydrolase yields the protein MNLKTSCKVVVIKNPNVTKAEDLVGWRGNVDSSKQDVPFGKSPMCAKLIADGKIANLQDMPSYFAKEVSKLVNDKGISTLQAWEDGLKYAAGPEDFATKDTTVNFWETLFWGGHNEAYKWANKGYKVVLSNPDYLYFDFPNEVHPAERGYYWATRFNDTRKVFAFAPENIQQNAETSVDRDGNSFTAKAEQPVAKFHGISGQQWSETVRTDAQYEYMVYPRIFSVAERAWHKGGFELDYVQGREFSGDTDFVNKDLLQQEWNNFANLIGQRQLEKLEAHNVEYRLSVPGAIIADGVLEANVDLPGLPIQYSTDGKNWLSYDQANKPKVSGKIYLRTSSFDGTRFSRVTTIN
- a CDS encoding carbohydate-binding domain-containing protein; this encodes MKLKYSLLAIAMSAAQVSFVQAASSQQSVVDSLADNLIVKYEVVSNDGAAAGIDCQALASEWAACGIAKLHLTNTGIDVTSKEWSIYISSIRRIQRVDNEQFDIQHVTGDLYRLTPTEKFAGFNKDNTVEIPLVVEYWVLFESDIMPNWYVAAEGATPKVIASMTDIDDASSYEKPMPKDGWKRNAGDNNILMNSETRYQANLSSSHLAANAIDDLILPTPLQQKILAGPQVDLSSVKLSVKGLPDDRIAAIKDSLTALGVSLSDQGYPVIIRLGSKIEQSEGYDLSITQKGAVIKGHDVDGAFWGAQSLISLLGVNDHMVSPMVVEDAPRFPYRGMQTDVARHFRSLDTLYKLVDQMAAMKLNKLHLGLTNDEGWRIEIPGLPELTDVGSQRCHDESETTCLMPQLGSGPDTNNQGSGFYSKNDYISLVKYAQARGVTVIPEINMPAHARAAVVSMEARYKRLMEKGNEKAANEYRLTDPKDRSNVTTIQFYDKLSFINPCQPGSTAFVKKVMSEMAAMHKAAGQPLSAWHYGGDEFKNIMQGGGYQESERHKSRRFSGMAW